A window of Synechococcales cyanobacterium CNB contains these coding sequences:
- a CDS encoding HDOD domain-containing protein — protein sequence MNRPDAPGRVPEGSGRMSVAVQSREEAVASAIREVSHIATLPEVTLKIVQLVENQSSTAQDLNRVISTDPALCSRILKVVNSSFYGLPGQIASINRAIVLLGLNAVKNIAIAASLAKLFRGGELTTGFSARNLWDHSNATAVASKMIADALKLGLADEAFLAGLMHDIGIIVEMQADRARLIEVVESVPRGPDGAPRADMLEVEERVYGANHQNFGAALCEKWKFPASFARVTGHHHNPFDLPFEQRTLPLIVYVADRLAGELEGGFRLDLASLEIDPRALSDLKLTDAMLDSIRTALPEGCASPILSLEA from the coding sequence ATGAACCGCCCTGATGCGCCGGGGCGAGTACCCGAAGGGAGCGGCAGAATGAGCGTTGCAGTGCAGAGCCGGGAAGAGGCGGTGGCGTCGGCGATTCGCGAGGTGAGCCACATCGCTACGTTGCCAGAGGTCACGCTGAAGATCGTGCAACTCGTCGAGAACCAGAGCTCGACGGCGCAGGACCTCAACCGCGTCATCTCGACGGACCCCGCGCTCTGCAGCCGCATCCTGAAGGTCGTGAACTCGTCGTTCTACGGCCTGCCTGGGCAGATCGCGTCCATCAACCGCGCGATCGTGCTGCTCGGGTTGAACGCGGTGAAGAACATCGCGATCGCCGCGAGCCTCGCCAAGCTCTTCCGGGGGGGTGAACTCACGACCGGCTTCTCGGCCCGCAACCTGTGGGACCACTCGAACGCGACGGCCGTGGCGAGCAAGATGATCGCCGATGCGCTCAAGCTCGGCCTGGCCGACGAGGCGTTTCTCGCGGGCCTGATGCACGACATCGGCATCATCGTCGAGATGCAGGCCGATCGTGCTCGCCTCATCGAGGTCGTCGAGAGCGTGCCGCGCGGTCCGGACGGCGCGCCTCGGGCAGATATGCTCGAAGTCGAGGAGCGTGTCTACGGTGCGAACCACCAGAACTTCGGGGCCGCGCTGTGCGAGAAGTGGAAGTTCCCCGCCTCGTTTGCACGGGTGACCGGGCACCACCACAACCCCTTCGACCTGCCCTTCGAGCAGCGGACACTGCCGCTCATCGTGTACGTCGCCGATCGCCTGGCCGGCGAACTCGAGGGCGGCTTCCGGCTGGACCTGGCCTCCCTGGAGATCGACCCGCGGGCGCTGTCCGACCTGAAACTGACCGACGCCATGCTCGACTCGATCCGGACCGCTCTACCCGAGGGGTGCGCGTCGCCGATCCTCTCACTGGAAGCCTGA
- a CDS encoding DUF1573 domain-containing protein, protein MHSTTGLRLLIAIAASLSPLATARQPVADVPPLVEVDDAASEALPRHCGANSVFVAAAVLGSHVPLSRCIEAVPPRSVGNSMSELKAGLERLGFGTRAHAVASGQLGSLRGTFVAWIPQGVEVRTLSGERLTAGHFVVLHRDRNGRWLYLDYPSTALVIEPETWLASILSEHRLADLPLLAVSGSAKPEFKRPAAIEANRSTEVQTGSWRSAEDASGVHGASVATPADAEGLMRPDEGIPETEVVVNAVGVPLLRTTLDFGSRVSGELLTGYVHIWNALDVTVRLSDLSTTCGCTAGGLDRDVLEPGEAATIEMTLNLAGRTGDVRQSLSLMASAGDDAIPLFVECVANASQQWSIEPRVAAFGETPVSGGVVQQLVHVTAAFPEVAGRLYRAEGDNPRISATILANRSAPAEGRYEVMLQLDPTGARSGVFAGQAYLFTETSDMPHVMIPVTARFVEVVEVVPSSVLLSTQAPLVASVTCVHRDGLPLRLLSCRSLKHLLDVEAEVADDAEGSPELRVGLVVKPRRAGLITDQIELVLAASDGCEHVVRVTVTASDL, encoded by the coding sequence ATGCACTCGACAACCGGCCTCCGGCTTCTCATCGCTATCGCGGCTTCCTTGTCCCCGTTGGCAACGGCTCGGCAACCGGTCGCTGACGTTCCCCCTCTCGTCGAGGTCGATGACGCAGCCTCGGAGGCGCTTCCCAGGCATTGCGGCGCCAACAGCGTGTTTGTTGCGGCGGCCGTCCTCGGCTCCCACGTCCCTCTGAGCCGGTGCATCGAAGCGGTACCGCCGCGTAGTGTCGGCAACAGCATGTCGGAACTCAAAGCGGGCCTGGAGCGCCTCGGGTTCGGCACTCGCGCGCACGCCGTCGCGTCGGGACAACTAGGATCGCTCCGGGGGACATTCGTGGCCTGGATTCCCCAGGGTGTGGAGGTCCGAACCCTCTCGGGCGAACGGCTGACGGCAGGGCACTTCGTGGTGCTGCATCGGGATCGCAACGGCAGGTGGCTCTACCTGGATTACCCATCCACGGCACTCGTCATCGAACCGGAGACGTGGCTGGCCTCCATCCTGTCGGAGCACCGATTGGCCGATCTCCCTCTGCTCGCCGTCTCGGGCAGTGCGAAGCCGGAGTTCAAGCGCCCGGCCGCCATCGAGGCGAATCGCTCAACCGAAGTCCAAACGGGCAGCTGGCGGTCCGCAGAAGACGCGTCAGGCGTGCATGGCGCGTCCGTCGCAACGCCCGCCGATGCCGAAGGGCTGATGCGTCCCGACGAGGGGATTCCCGAGACCGAGGTAGTCGTCAACGCCGTTGGAGTACCGCTGCTGAGGACAACGCTCGACTTCGGCTCGCGGGTTTCCGGCGAGCTCCTGACGGGCTATGTGCACATCTGGAATGCCCTTGATGTAACTGTGCGGTTGTCGGACTTGAGCACGACGTGCGGCTGCACGGCCGGCGGTCTTGACCGGGATGTTTTGGAACCGGGCGAAGCCGCCACGATCGAAATGACGCTGAACCTGGCGGGACGCACGGGTGACGTCCGACAGTCGCTTTCGCTCATGGCCAGCGCCGGGGATGATGCGATCCCACTCTTCGTCGAATGCGTCGCAAATGCCTCTCAGCAGTGGAGCATTGAGCCGCGCGTGGCCGCGTTCGGGGAGACCCCGGTATCGGGTGGCGTCGTACAGCAACTCGTCCACGTCACCGCTGCCTTTCCTGAAGTTGCCGGCCGACTTTACCGCGCAGAAGGCGACAATCCGCGCATTTCGGCCACCATACTCGCGAACCGCTCCGCTCCAGCTGAAGGCCGGTATGAGGTGATGCTTCAACTCGATCCGACCGGGGCGCGATCAGGCGTCTTTGCTGGTCAGGCCTACCTGTTCACGGAAACGAGCGACATGCCTCATGTGATGATCCCTGTCACCGCAAGATTCGTGGAAGTCGTCGAGGTTGTGCCGTCCTCTGTTCTTCTTTCGACCCAAGCCCCGTTGGTCGCATCGGTCACCTGTGTCCATCGCGACGGGCTGCCGCTTCGACTGCTGTCGTGTCGCTCGTTGAAGCACCTGCTCGACGTCGAGGCAGAGGTGGCGGATGATGCCGAAGGTTCACCTGAGCTTCGGGTTGGCCTCGTTGTCAAGCCGCGTCGCGCTGGGCTGATCACCGACCAGATCGAGCTCGTGCTGGCGGCGTCGGACGGGTGCGAGCACGTCGTCAGAGTGACCGTCACGGCTTCCGATCTCTGA
- a CDS encoding aspartate aminotransferase family protein: MTPDEFRALGHRMVDLVADYLRTVDRRPVLSAYRPGDLLARLPEHPPERAERAAEWDAILRDVESLIIPGLTHWQHPSFFGYFPCNASGPGILGELLSAGLGVQGMLWQTSPTCTELETRMLDWCAELFGLPDCFRSTADNKGLGGGGVIQGTASEAALVALVAARRKWRRVRAQRTPADADAEIGLAESAIEKPFAVIASEAAHSSIAKAAMIAGVADGPEDDDRLWSVPTDARGAMDLGVLRAVLDERLGLPGAPSPLAVVATVGTTGVGAIDPIADLVRTLDEAWQTALGRPFDGWLHVDAAWAGSALVCPEHRAMIAGVERADSIAINPHKWLLTNFDCNLFWTRARRDLTDAMSVTPEYLRNAASESGGVIDYRDWQVPLGRRFRSLKLWFVIRHYGAEGLRAYIREHCRIAALFERWVGRDSRFEMPVPRSLGLVCFRLRGDDRATRDLLDRVNATGRAFLTHTTFAAPGVQPRLLARMAIGATATEERHVREAWRLIQSTADGITLP; this comes from the coding sequence ATGACCCCGGACGAGTTCCGGGCGCTCGGCCACCGGATGGTCGATCTCGTCGCGGACTACCTGCGCACCGTCGATCGCCGCCCCGTGCTCTCGGCCTACCGCCCGGGCGACCTGCTCGCCCGCCTGCCCGAGCACCCGCCGGAACGGGCCGAACGAGCCGCCGAGTGGGACGCGATCCTGCGCGACGTCGAGTCGCTCATCATCCCCGGCCTCACGCACTGGCAGCACCCTTCGTTCTTCGGGTACTTCCCGTGCAACGCCAGCGGCCCGGGCATCCTGGGCGAACTGCTCAGCGCGGGACTCGGCGTGCAGGGCATGCTCTGGCAGACCAGCCCCACCTGCACCGAACTCGAAACCCGGATGCTCGACTGGTGCGCCGAACTCTTCGGCCTGCCCGACTGCTTCCGATCCACCGCGGACAACAAAGGGCTGGGCGGAGGGGGCGTCATTCAGGGCACGGCGAGCGAAGCCGCTCTCGTCGCTCTCGTCGCGGCTCGCCGGAAGTGGCGGCGCGTGCGGGCACAACGCACGCCCGCCGACGCGGACGCCGAGATCGGTCTTGCCGAGTCCGCCATCGAGAAACCGTTCGCGGTCATCGCGTCCGAGGCGGCGCACTCCTCCATCGCCAAGGCCGCGATGATCGCGGGCGTTGCCGACGGCCCGGAGGACGACGACCGCCTCTGGAGCGTGCCGACGGACGCTCGCGGCGCGATGGACCTCGGCGTGCTGCGTGCCGTGCTCGACGAACGGCTCGGTCTACCCGGCGCGCCCTCGCCGCTCGCCGTGGTTGCGACGGTCGGCACGACGGGTGTCGGCGCGATCGATCCGATCGCGGACCTTGTGCGCACGCTGGACGAAGCGTGGCAGACCGCGCTGGGTCGGCCCTTCGACGGCTGGCTGCACGTGGACGCCGCGTGGGCGGGGAGCGCGCTCGTCTGCCCCGAGCACCGGGCGATGATCGCCGGCGTGGAGCGGGCCGACTCGATCGCCATCAACCCGCACAAGTGGCTGCTGACGAACTTCGACTGCAACCTCTTCTGGACCCGCGCCCGGCGCGACCTGACCGACGCCATGAGCGTGACGCCCGAATACCTGCGCAACGCGGCCTCGGAGTCCGGCGGCGTGATCGACTACCGCGATTGGCAGGTTCCGCTGGGCCGCCGTTTCCGCTCCCTGAAACTCTGGTTCGTCATCCGGCACTACGGAGCCGAGGGGCTCCGGGCGTACATCCGCGAGCACTGCCGTATCGCAGCGCTGTTCGAGCGCTGGGTGGGGCGCGACTCGCGCTTCGAGATGCCCGTGCCGCGCTCGCTCGGGCTGGTGTGCTTCCGACTGCGGGGCGACGACCGGGCGACGCGCGACCTGCTCGACCGGGTGAACGCGACAGGCCGCGCGTTCCTGACGCACACGACCTTCGCCGCCCCCGGCGTCCAGCCGCGGCTGCTGGCCCGCATGGCGATCGGGGCGACGGCCACCGAGGAACGCCACGTCCGCGAGGCCTGGCGCCTCATCCAGTCCACGGCAGACGGGATCACGCTACCCTGA
- the neuC gene encoding UDP-N-acetylglucosamine 2-epimerase (hydrolyzing): MIGDGWDGEPSLRPGEYEDSSSSSRRRVMVVTGTRAEFGLLRPVMEAVRRHPELELLVVAAGAHLIPPAETFREVKAAFPVADSVPMQKASDSTRLDDAEALGRGVARFARSIAGLRPDWVVVLGDRIEAFAAASAASVGGVAVAHLHGGDRAEGVADEAMRHAITKLAHLHLAATEQSAERIRRMGERAEFVRVVGSPAIDGLDAIVPMSDAEVGTLCGGVPEAVFLMHPIGRHAEEEEAAASGVLAGLEGMCVAAFDPNHDPGRVGVARAVESAAGRGAVRRVGHLPRERFIGLLKRVAESGGVLVGNSSAGLIEAAALRLPAVDVGARQGGRERPPNVVACEGEGAHAVRRAVERARRLDRSALTHPYGEGRAGERAAALLASTDPGSAMLLRKRCTY; this comes from the coding sequence ATGATCGGCGACGGATGGGACGGTGAGCCTTCGTTGCGACCGGGCGAGTACGAGGACTCGTCGTCGAGTTCGCGCAGGCGCGTGATGGTCGTCACGGGGACGCGGGCGGAGTTCGGCCTGCTGCGCCCGGTGATGGAGGCGGTGCGCCGGCATCCCGAGCTGGAGTTGCTGGTCGTCGCTGCCGGGGCGCACCTGATCCCGCCAGCGGAGACGTTCCGCGAGGTGAAGGCGGCGTTCCCGGTGGCGGACTCGGTGCCGATGCAGAAGGCGAGTGACTCGACGCGCCTCGACGACGCCGAGGCGCTGGGACGGGGGGTGGCACGCTTCGCGCGCTCGATCGCCGGGCTGAGGCCGGACTGGGTGGTCGTGCTGGGGGACCGTATCGAGGCCTTCGCGGCTGCGAGTGCTGCCTCTGTCGGCGGCGTGGCCGTCGCTCACTTGCACGGCGGCGATCGGGCCGAGGGCGTCGCCGATGAGGCGATGCGGCACGCCATCACCAAGCTCGCCCACCTGCACTTGGCCGCAACCGAGCAATCGGCCGAGCGCATCCGGCGCATGGGCGAGCGGGCCGAGTTCGTCCGCGTCGTGGGGTCGCCCGCGATCGACGGGCTGGACGCGATCGTGCCCATGAGCGATGCCGAGGTCGGGACGCTCTGCGGCGGTGTGCCCGAGGCGGTCTTCCTGATGCACCCGATCGGCAGGCACGCGGAGGAAGAAGAGGCGGCGGCGTCCGGCGTGCTGGCGGGGCTGGAAGGGATGTGTGTCGCCGCGTTCGATCCGAACCACGACCCCGGCAGGGTGGGGGTGGCGCGCGCGGTCGAGAGCGCGGCGGGGCGTGGCGCGGTGCGGCGAGTCGGACACCTGCCGCGCGAGCGGTTCATCGGGCTGCTGAAGCGAGTCGCGGAGTCGGGCGGCGTGCTCGTGGGAAACAGTTCGGCGGGCCTGATCGAAGCGGCCGCGTTGCGTCTGCCCGCCGTGGACGTCGGGGCGCGCCAAGGCGGGCGCGAGCGTCCGCCGAACGTCGTCGCGTGCGAAGGCGAGGGAGCGCACGCGGTACGTCGTGCGGTGGAACGGGCGCGGCGGCTTGACCGATCCGCTCTCACTCACCCCTACGGCGAGGGGCGTGCCGGTGAACGAGCGGCGGCGCTGCTGGCCTCGACAGACCCGGGATCGGCCATGCTGCTGCGCAAACGCTGCACGTACTGA
- a CDS encoding acylneuraminate cytidylyltransferase family protein encodes MSGTRVCRTIAVALARAGSKGLPGKNVAPVAGRPCVAWTVEAALSARTVDTVLVSSDSPEVLAIGRDMGAISVEREAEHASDTAAVDDAVRACLRRVARLAPPIVLDDRDPSACVVILYGNVPVRPAGLIDRAVTLLWSAGCSSVQSYAPVGKFHPWWQARLGENGRVTPWEGDRLFNGVYRRQELPPSFVPDGGVLVVSRRALLLDEGVAPGPHAFLGRDHRGVATEPGDVVDIDDANDLAVAEARLRGVR; translated from the coding sequence ATGAGCGGAACGCGGGTGTGTCGCACGATCGCCGTGGCGCTGGCTCGGGCCGGGAGCAAGGGCCTGCCGGGGAAGAACGTTGCGCCCGTGGCGGGCAGGCCGTGCGTGGCGTGGACGGTCGAGGCAGCGCTGTCGGCACGCACAGTGGACACCGTGCTGGTGTCGAGCGATTCGCCCGAAGTTCTTGCGATCGGGCGCGACATGGGCGCGATTTCGGTCGAGCGTGAGGCCGAGCACGCGAGCGACACGGCGGCGGTGGACGACGCCGTCCGGGCGTGCCTGCGCCGCGTGGCTCGACTCGCGCCTCCGATCGTGCTTGATGACCGCGACCCGTCGGCGTGCGTCGTCATTCTCTACGGCAACGTGCCCGTGCGCCCGGCCGGGCTGATCGACCGGGCCGTAACGCTGCTGTGGAGCGCCGGCTGCTCGTCGGTGCAGAGTTACGCGCCGGTCGGCAAGTTCCACCCGTGGTGGCAGGCGAGGCTCGGCGAGAACGGCCGTGTCACGCCGTGGGAGGGCGACCGGCTCTTCAACGGCGTCTATCGGCGGCAGGAACTCCCGCCCTCGTTTGTGCCCGACGGCGGCGTGCTGGTCGTGTCGCGTCGCGCGCTGTTGCTGGACGAGGGCGTCGCGCCGGGGCCGCACGCCTTTCTCGGTCGTGATCACCGGGGCGTAGCGACGGAGCCGGGCGACGTCGTGGACATCGACGACGCGAACGACCTGGCGGTGGCGGAGGCGCGGCTGCGCGGCGTGCGATGA
- a CDS encoding DUF115 domain-containing protein — MTVGHAGQPGCAPSAETLRRNLRALAVRSVRAAEAVRIATPRTDLTFAVADDGAITASEGDGASARWLASRRRPLEEAERLAATVDPRASGGVAVLGFGVGHHVAALARRMGTAGFVVCFEPDPGLLRAVLERVDCSAWLGGGTVAVLTDCDPVALSHALSGVEGILSLGVKIVEHPGSKARLGAQAARFGEELARVMRAMRTTVVTTLVQMETTLRNLLMNLDYYAGCPGVGDLAGACADRPAVVVSAGPSLRRNIDLLARPGVRDRVVIIAVQTVLKQLLERGIRPHFVTALDWHEISRRFYEGLTADDVRGVTLVADAKGNPAILSSFPGAIRCPSEPVLDSVLGSAHRHDPAALPAGATVAHLAYYLARHLGCDPVMLIGQDLAFTDGQYYGAGAAIHAVWAGEINEFNTLEMLEWQRIVRHRRLLHRVEDAEGRPVYTDDQMAAYLVQFERTFEEDARRGLTTIDATEGGARKRHTTPLSLAEALDRYSGAGARRVALPPAERDEGALRRGASVAAERARALRRGVWRVGEISRETARLLAEMRDHHADQARVNRLIGRVQGLAREVESLGAAYELVQRLNQTGTLRRFRHDREIGLDTALSPLDRQRRQIERDIENVTWLADAADAMGRMLDDTTAAMEGGPKVTRTPAPEPDGVRVSRDSIRVAAVVAVDPDRSGLGTPRRLEDRFLGGLNPLALLLRQLARTQRVRRVVLLAQDPARVRAIAGAAPTGVDLAVRRVEHHPLGERRHAVGRARLWARSCWRGGLANQTCYDEAFDAGTLAGVMRDEGIDAAVICGADWALLDPALADAVADRCLERPSEHRFTFTQSPPGLAPCVIERTLADEMASQAPGAGPIASMGGLLGYVPVAPVLDPIAKDVCVHVEPIVRDAGVRFIPDEPSRALALSRLAASCGVPWDEANAAALCRAAEASPLSLAGPAPQVLTLEICTGRRTGGLRARTLWGSGEAPERRPISLDMARRILAQFGRLRQDAAVTLAGAGDPLMHPAWSEIAAIARECGIAGVHLRTNLLCDPSVVDALARSGVDVVSVDLLATEAEAYRRMAGANLFEGAQENVRRLVAIASEGGRWGSPWVVPRITRCDAVYGQVESFYDHWLMHAWACVIDPLARPISGDRIAPLPLPVAARDRLDRTTMTVLCDGRVPMSGSDLHARQRAGDLARQPFEEVWRALARARRLSSPRRAVA; from the coding sequence ATGACGGTAGGGCACGCGGGACAACCGGGATGTGCACCGAGCGCAGAAACGCTGCGGCGGAACCTGCGTGCGCTGGCGGTGAGATCGGTGCGGGCGGCGGAAGCGGTGCGGATCGCGACGCCCAGAACGGACCTGACGTTCGCGGTGGCCGACGACGGCGCGATCACGGCGAGCGAGGGTGACGGTGCGTCGGCGCGCTGGCTGGCAAGCCGGCGACGCCCGCTGGAAGAGGCCGAACGACTGGCGGCGACGGTGGACCCGCGTGCCTCGGGCGGAGTGGCCGTGCTCGGCTTCGGCGTGGGGCACCACGTCGCCGCGCTGGCGCGCCGCATGGGCACCGCAGGATTCGTCGTCTGCTTCGAGCCGGACCCCGGCCTGCTCCGGGCCGTGCTCGAACGGGTGGACTGCTCGGCGTGGCTCGGGGGGGGCACGGTGGCGGTGCTGACGGACTGCGATCCGGTCGCGCTCTCGCACGCCCTGTCCGGGGTGGAGGGCATCCTGTCGCTCGGCGTGAAGATCGTCGAGCACCCCGGGAGCAAGGCCCGGCTTGGCGCGCAGGCGGCACGGTTCGGCGAGGAACTCGCCCGCGTGATGCGGGCCATGCGCACCACCGTCGTCACCACGCTCGTGCAGATGGAGACGACGCTCCGCAACCTGCTGATGAACCTGGACTATTACGCGGGATGCCCCGGTGTCGGCGACCTCGCGGGGGCGTGCGCCGATCGGCCCGCGGTGGTGGTGAGCGCGGGGCCGAGCCTGCGCCGGAACATCGACCTGCTGGCGCGGCCCGGCGTGCGCGACCGCGTCGTCATCATCGCGGTGCAGACCGTGCTGAAGCAGTTGCTCGAACGGGGCATCCGCCCGCACTTCGTCACCGCGCTGGACTGGCACGAGATTTCGCGGCGGTTCTACGAGGGGCTGACAGCCGACGACGTGCGCGGCGTGACGCTGGTGGCCGACGCGAAGGGGAACCCGGCGATCCTCTCGTCGTTTCCCGGGGCGATCCGCTGCCCGTCGGAACCGGTGCTCGACTCGGTGCTTGGAAGTGCGCACCGGCACGACCCGGCAGCGCTGCCCGCGGGCGCGACGGTGGCGCACCTGGCGTACTACCTCGCGCGCCACCTCGGGTGCGATCCGGTCATGCTTATCGGGCAGGATCTGGCGTTCACGGACGGGCAGTACTACGGGGCTGGGGCGGCGATCCACGCCGTGTGGGCGGGCGAGATCAACGAGTTCAACACGCTCGAGATGCTCGAATGGCAGCGGATCGTGCGCCACCGTCGGCTGCTGCACCGCGTCGAGGACGCAGAAGGTCGGCCCGTCTACACCGACGACCAGATGGCCGCCTACCTGGTGCAGTTCGAGCGGACGTTCGAGGAGGACGCGCGGCGCGGGCTGACGACGATCGACGCAACGGAGGGAGGGGCACGCAAGCGGCACACGACGCCGCTGTCCCTCGCGGAGGCGCTCGACCGATATTCGGGCGCAGGGGCACGGCGCGTCGCGCTGCCACCGGCGGAGCGTGACGAGGGCGCGCTCCGGCGCGGGGCGAGCGTCGCGGCAGAGCGGGCGCGCGCGCTGCGCCGCGGCGTCTGGCGCGTCGGCGAGATCAGCCGCGAGACGGCCAGACTGCTCGCAGAGATGCGCGACCACCACGCCGACCAGGCCCGCGTGAACCGGCTCATCGGGCGCGTGCAGGGGCTTGCCCGCGAGGTCGAATCGCTCGGCGCGGCGTACGAACTTGTGCAGCGGCTGAACCAGACGGGCACGCTCCGCCGCTTCCGCCACGACCGCGAGATCGGCCTCGACACGGCGCTCTCGCCGCTCGATCGCCAGAGAAGGCAGATCGAGCGCGACATCGAGAACGTGACATGGCTGGCCGACGCGGCCGACGCGATGGGGCGGATGCTCGACGACACGACTGCCGCCATGGAGGGCGGGCCGAAGGTAACGCGCACGCCTGCGCCCGAGCCGGACGGCGTGCGCGTGTCGCGGGACTCGATCCGCGTCGCGGCGGTCGTCGCTGTCGATCCCGACCGGAGCGGGCTGGGCACGCCACGCCGCCTCGAGGACCGCTTCCTCGGGGGGTTGAACCCGCTTGCGCTGCTGCTGCGCCAGCTGGCGCGAACGCAGCGGGTCCGCCGCGTCGTGCTGTTGGCGCAGGACCCGGCCCGCGTGCGCGCGATCGCCGGCGCTGCGCCAACCGGAGTTGATCTCGCTGTTCGGCGGGTCGAGCATCACCCGCTCGGCGAGCGTCGGCACGCGGTGGGACGGGCGCGGCTGTGGGCGCGATCGTGCTGGCGCGGTGGGCTGGCCAACCAGACCTGTTACGACGAGGCCTTCGACGCCGGGACGCTCGCGGGCGTGATGCGCGACGAGGGCATCGACGCCGCGGTGATCTGCGGCGCGGACTGGGCACTGCTCGACCCCGCGCTCGCCGATGCGGTCGCGGATCGCTGCCTGGAGCGACCGAGCGAGCATCGGTTCACGTTCACGCAGTCGCCGCCGGGCCTCGCCCCGTGCGTTATCGAGCGGACGCTCGCGGATGAGATGGCGTCGCAGGCGCCGGGCGCGGGGCCGATCGCGTCGATGGGTGGGCTTCTGGGCTACGTGCCGGTCGCGCCGGTGCTGGACCCGATCGCGAAGGACGTGTGCGTGCACGTCGAGCCGATCGTGCGTGACGCTGGGGTGCGATTCATTCCCGATGAGCCTTCGCGTGCGCTCGCGCTGTCGCGCCTGGCTGCTTCCTGCGGGGTGCCGTGGGACGAGGCGAATGCGGCGGCGCTCTGCCGCGCGGCGGAGGCGTCGCCGCTCTCGCTGGCCGGCCCCGCGCCGCAGGTGCTCACGCTCGAGATCTGCACCGGGCGGCGCACGGGCGGGCTGCGGGCGCGCACGCTGTGGGGGTCGGGAGAAGCGCCGGAGCGGAGGCCGATCTCGCTCGACATGGCGCGGCGGATTCTCGCGCAGTTCGGGCGGCTGCGGCAAGACGCCGCGGTCACGCTGGCCGGCGCAGGCGACCCGCTGATGCACCCGGCGTGGTCTGAGATTGCGGCCATCGCGCGCGAGTGCGGCATCGCGGGCGTTCACCTGCGGACGAACCTGCTCTGCGATCCGTCCGTCGTTGATGCGCTCGCCCGGTCGGGTGTGGACGTTGTGAGCGTGGACCTGCTGGCGACCGAGGCGGAGGCGTACCGTCGCATGGCCGGCGCCAACCTTTTCGAGGGCGCGCAGGAGAACGTGCGCCGGCTGGTCGCAATCGCGAGCGAGGGGGGGAGGTGGGGCAGCCCGTGGGTCGTCCCTCGCATCACCCGGTGCGACGCGGTGTACGGGCAGGTCGAGAGTTTCTACGACCATTGGCTGATGCACGCGTGGGCGTGCGTGATCGACCCGCTGGCGAGGCCGATCTCGGGCGATCGGATCGCGCCACTGCCGCTGCCGGTGGCGGCCCGCGACCGTCTAGACCGCACGACGATGACCGTGCTCTGCGACGGTCGTGTGCCGATGAGCGGGTCCGACCTGCACGCACGCCAGCGGGCGGGCGACCTGGCGCGGCAGCCGTTCGAGGAAGTGTGGCGCGCGCTGGCGCGGGCGCGCCGCCTGAGTTCGCCGCGTCGTGCGGTGGCGTAG
- a CDS encoding N-acetylneuraminate synthase, whose protein sequence is MRIGDREIGPGQPPYVIAEIGVNHDGSAERAVALAEAAARAGADAVKLQFFRTDLLMSRAAKLAAYQRAAGESDPVSMLRRLELGIDGMAAVVDRAHALGLQAIVTVFSADLVVEAERLAWDAYKSASPDAVNRPLLEVMAATGRPLIVSTGACEAREVERAVEWLGGVRDRLALLQCVSCYPTADADAAIGAMAALRRVFDGPVGYSDHTTGEDTGALAASLGACVLEKHLTYDPSARGPDHAASLDAAAFARYAEASRSSGRLAFAEHDPRIGPPEKRVLACETDVRRVSRQSITTRRSLSAGHALTLDDLAIKRPGTGLEPWRLGEVVGRRLARGVNADMPLGAGDLAPE, encoded by the coding sequence ATGAGGATCGGCGATCGAGAGATCGGACCCGGGCAGCCGCCCTACGTCATCGCCGAGATCGGCGTGAATCACGACGGCTCCGCCGAGCGGGCGGTCGCCCTCGCCGAGGCCGCGGCCCGCGCGGGCGCGGACGCAGTGAAACTCCAGTTCTTCCGCACCGACCTGCTGATGAGCCGCGCCGCGAAACTCGCCGCGTACCAGCGTGCCGCGGGCGAGTCCGACCCTGTGTCGATGCTGCGTCGGCTGGAACTGGGCATCGACGGCATGGCCGCGGTGGTCGATCGGGCGCACGCGCTGGGCTTGCAGGCGATCGTGACGGTCTTCAGTGCGGACCTCGTGGTGGAGGCGGAGCGGCTGGCGTGGGACGCCTACAAGAGCGCCAGCCCCGACGCCGTGAATCGCCCCCTGCTGGAGGTAATGGCCGCGACGGGCAGGCCGCTGATCGTGAGCACGGGCGCGTGCGAAGCCCGTGAAGTGGAGCGAGCCGTCGAATGGCTCGGGGGCGTGCGTGATCGGCTCGCGCTCCTGCAATGCGTCAGCTGCTACCCCACCGCCGACGCCGACGCGGCGATCGGAGCGATGGCCGCGCTGCGCCGCGTGTTCGACGGCCCGGTCGGCTACAGCGACCACACCACGGGCGAGGACACGGGCGCACTGGCCGCGTCGCTCGGGGCGTGCGTGCTCGAAAAGCACCTGACCTACGACCCCTCCGCACGCGGGCCGGACCACGCGGCGTCGCTGGACGCGGCAGCGTTCGCGCGGTACGCCGAGGCGTCCCGGTCGAGCGGGAGGCTCGCGTTCGCGGAACATGATCCGCGCATCGGCCCGCCCGAGAAGCGCGTGCTGGCGTGCGAGACGGACGTTCGGCGCGTCTCGCGCCAGTCGATCACCACGCGGCGCTCTCTCTCGGCCGGCCATGCCCTCACGCTCGACGACCTGGCGATCAAGCGCCCCGGAACGGGGCTGGAGCCGTGGCGGCTCGGAGAGGTCGTGGGTCGGCGCCTCGCGCGGGGTGTGAACGCGGATATGCCGCTCGGCGCGGGCGATCTCGCTCCGGAGTAG